One sulfur-oxidizing endosymbiont of Gigantopelta aegis genomic region harbors:
- the nusA gene encoding transcription termination factor NusA has protein sequence MSKEILLVVDAVSHERGIEKEIIFDALETALASATKKKSGKEIEVRVAIDRETGDYETFRRWQVLDDETEPFEYYDRQVLYTRVIDDNPGIAFGDFIEEPMDSVEFGRIAAQTAKQVIVQKVREAERKKVADEYQERIGELISGVVKRIERGNVIVDIGNNIDAIIKREDMIPREPVRNGDRIRGYLYEATNQSRGPQLSLSRISPEYLVELFKIEVPEIGEDLIQIHNAARDPGLRAKIAVEAHDDRIDPVGACVGMRGSRVQVVSNELAGERVDIILWDENEAQFVINAMSPAEVKSIVVDEESNSMDIAVDESQLSQAIGRNGQNIKLASQLTGWTLNVMTVEDAENKNEEETQNILNQLMEDLNVNEDLAIILLNEGFTSLEEVAYVPLQEMLDIDNLDEDTVMALRERAKDVLLTKAISDEEQLGDTEPAEDLLTMDGMTEQLAHQLASRGIITMEDLAEQSIDELLEVQAMDEKVAADLIMTARAPWFAEDADDTTTTENTSDANETNVTSDAEDKQ, from the coding sequence ATGAGCAAAGAAATCCTTCTAGTCGTAGATGCTGTTTCTCACGAGCGTGGCATTGAAAAAGAAATCATTTTTGATGCGCTTGAAACGGCATTAGCCTCTGCTACTAAGAAAAAAAGTGGTAAAGAAATCGAGGTGCGTGTCGCGATTGATCGTGAAACGGGCGACTATGAAACATTTCGACGCTGGCAGGTTCTGGATGATGAAACAGAGCCTTTTGAATATTATGACCGTCAGGTTTTATATACTCGTGTAATTGATGATAATCCGGGTATTGCCTTTGGTGACTTTATTGAAGAACCGATGGACTCAGTTGAATTTGGCCGCATTGCCGCGCAAACCGCAAAACAGGTTATCGTGCAGAAAGTACGTGAAGCAGAACGCAAAAAAGTAGCTGACGAATACCAGGAACGTATTGGCGAACTCATTTCGGGTGTCGTAAAACGCATCGAACGTGGCAATGTCATTGTCGATATTGGTAATAATATTGATGCCATCATTAAGCGTGAAGATATGATTCCACGTGAACCCGTCCGAAATGGTGATAGAATTCGTGGCTATTTATATGAAGCGACTAACCAGTCCAGAGGGCCGCAATTAAGCCTGAGCCGTATTTCTCCAGAATATTTAGTTGAGTTATTTAAAATTGAAGTGCCGGAAATAGGTGAAGATTTAATTCAAATTCATAATGCTGCGCGTGATCCGGGTTTACGCGCAAAAATTGCCGTAGAAGCGCATGATGACCGTATTGACCCAGTGGGTGCTTGTGTGGGTATGCGTGGTTCACGTGTGCAAGTGGTTTCAAATGAATTGGCAGGTGAACGCGTTGATATTATTCTCTGGGATGAAAATGAAGCGCAATTTGTTATTAATGCGATGTCTCCGGCAGAAGTGAAATCCATTGTCGTTGATGAAGAAAGTAATTCTATGGATATTGCAGTTGATGAGTCGCAATTGTCTCAGGCAATTGGTCGTAATGGACAGAATATCAAGCTAGCCTCTCAACTGACGGGATGGACATTAAATGTCATGACCGTTGAAGATGCTGAAAACAAAAATGAAGAAGAAACCCAGAACATTCTCAATCAGTTAATGGAAGATCTGAATGTTAATGAAGATTTAGCCATTATCCTGCTCAATGAAGGTTTTACTTCCCTTGAAGAAGTGGCCTATGTTCCTTTACAGGAAATGCTGGATATAGATAACTTAGATGAAGACACTGTGATGGCATTGCGTGAACGGGCAAAGGATGTTCTGTTGACTAAGGCAATTTCAGATGAAGAGCAGCTGGGTGATACAGAACCCGCTGAAGATTTATTGACTATGGATGGTATGACGGAGCAATTAGCACATCAATTGGCTTCAAGAGGTATCATTACGATGGAAGATCTGGCCGAACAATCAATTGATGAACTATTAGAGGTTCAGGCAATGGATGAAAAAGTGGCAGCTGATCTTATTATGACAGCAAGAGCGCCATGGTTTGCTGAAGATGCCGATGATACTACGACTACAGAAAACACATCAGACGCTAATGAAACAAACGTAACATCAGACGCTGAAGATAAGCAGTAA
- a CDS encoding serine/threonine protein kinase codes for MSVIKGYQIQSILAKGGMATVYIAMQESLKRQVALKILDPKLDMTLLEHFLDESRIIASLKHPNIIPVFDVGRVGIHFYHAMEYLEGGDLETRIAQGIDKHTVLEIILELSDALHLVHSKGIIHGDIKPANIVFRSDDCPVITDFGISKRIELAYSSSETSKDDSPANILASPSYASPELMQNQSFNHKVDIYSLGVMMYEMLVGSKPYNGASPAELVANSIQQPIPLFPDNLKSLQPLLDHMLAKDPDERIGDARMISRYIKKYLRDHPNTSETKNQQNSDIDNNANGDVVLEYVSDSSSNSSSSTSLPETISSSKMLLPLLVVLFSVIVALSVWHFVI; via the coding sequence ATGAGTGTTATCAAAGGGTATCAAATACAAAGCATTCTCGCTAAGGGTGGTATGGCAACTGTTTATATCGCCATGCAAGAATCACTGAAGCGACAAGTCGCTTTAAAAATCTTAGATCCAAAACTCGACATGACCTTGTTGGAGCATTTTTTAGATGAAAGTCGCATTATTGCTTCCTTAAAACATCCTAATATTATCCCAGTTTTTGATGTCGGTCGTGTGGGCATTCATTTTTATCATGCGATGGAATATTTAGAAGGTGGTGATTTAGAAACAAGGATTGCTCAAGGTATTGATAAACATACTGTTTTGGAAATTATTCTTGAACTATCAGATGCTTTGCATCTGGTGCATAGCAAGGGTATTATTCATGGTGACATTAAACCAGCCAATATTGTCTTTAGAAGTGATGACTGTCCGGTTATTACTGATTTTGGCATTTCAAAGCGTATCGAACTTGCTTATTCCTCTAGTGAAACATCCAAGGATGACTCGCCAGCCAATATTCTTGCCAGCCCTAGTTATGCAAGTCCAGAGCTTATGCAGAATCAAAGTTTCAACCATAAGGTTGATATTTATAGCTTGGGTGTAATGATGTATGAGATGTTGGTGGGTAGTAAGCCTTATAATGGTGCCTCACCGGCTGAATTAGTGGCTAATAGCATTCAGCAGCCCATTCCCTTATTCCCTGATAATTTGAAATCATTGCAGCCTTTATTAGATCATATGTTGGCAAAAGATCCGGATGAACGTATTGGCGATGCCCGGATGATTTCACGTTATATAAAGAAATATCTACGTGATCATCCTAATACTTCTGAAACAAAAAATCAGCAAAATAGTGATATTGATAATAATGCTAACGGTGATGTGGTATTAGAATATGTCTCTGATTCTAGTTCTAATTCTAGCTCATCAACAAGCCTACCGGAGACAATAAGTTCATCAAAAATGTTATTACCTCTGCTTGTTGTACTGTTTTCTGTTATAGTTGCACTGTCAGTTTGGCACTTTGTGATTTAG
- the rpsO gene encoding 30S ribosomal protein S15 — protein MISVEEKSEIVKEHGRGTNDTGSPEVQVALLSAKITDLTEHFKVHIHDHHSRQGLLRMVSKRRKMLDYLKKKDSERYRSLITKLGLRK, from the coding sequence ATGATTTCTGTAGAAGAAAAAAGCGAAATAGTAAAAGAACATGGCCGTGGCACTAACGACACGGGTTCACCAGAAGTACAAGTGGCCTTATTGTCCGCAAAGATTACTGATCTGACTGAACACTTCAAAGTTCATATCCATGATCACCATTCACGTCAGGGTCTATTAAGAATGGTTAGCAAGCGTAGAAAAATGCTTGATTATTTAAAGAAAAAAGACAGCGAGCGTTATCGTTCACTGATTACTAAATTAGGTTTACGTAAGTAA
- the pnp gene encoding polyribonucleotide nucleotidyltransferase gives MTPITKTFQFGQDTVTLETGEIARQASGAVMVSVGGTSVFVTVVAKKDARPGADFFPLTIDYQEKAYAAGKIPGGFFKREGRPSENETLISRLIDRPLRPLFPKAYYNEVQVICTVVSLNPDIDPDIPAMIGASAAMSLADVPFNGPIGCCRVGYIDEQYVLNPGREMLDDSELDLVVAGTDTAVLMVESEADELSEEVMLGAVMYGHEQFQTVINEIKAFVAEVGNTRSEYTPAAVDQALVDAVKAECETAVSDAYKISDKLARLNTLDDVRAALIDKLASGDDAKWTDSDVSGAFYKLEKNVVRSSIIAGNPRIDGRDTKTVRPLHIRTGVLERTHGSALFTRGETQALVVTTLGTARDAQIIDALEGSYKDSFMLHYNFPPYSVGETGRVGTPKRREIGHGRLAKRGVAAVLPTVEEFPYTIRVVSEITESNGSSSMASVCGTSLSLMDAGVPISSPVAGIAMGLIKEDDGFAVLTDILGDEDHLGDMDFKVAGTENGVNALQMDIKIEGITKEIMEIALEQAKDARINILGQMNAVISGANTNMSDFAPRILTIQINPDKIRDVIGKGGSTIKGLSEETGCNIDINEEGIVKISSTDNTAAQECQRRIEEITQDVEVGKIYNGRVTKIMDFGAFVTIIPGKDGLVHISQICEERVNNVTDKLTEGEFVDVKVLEIDKQGRIRLSMKAIVADAAASAETTSEE, from the coding sequence GTGACACCAATTACAAAAACATTTCAGTTTGGACAAGACACCGTAACACTAGAGACTGGCGAAATCGCCCGTCAAGCATCTGGCGCAGTGATGGTCAGCGTAGGGGGTACCTCAGTTTTTGTTACTGTCGTGGCTAAAAAAGACGCACGTCCTGGTGCTGATTTTTTCCCTTTAACCATAGACTATCAAGAAAAAGCTTATGCTGCGGGTAAAATTCCCGGTGGTTTTTTCAAACGTGAAGGTCGTCCTAGTGAAAATGAAACTTTAATTTCACGTTTAATTGACCGTCCCCTACGTCCATTATTCCCTAAAGCTTATTATAACGAAGTTCAGGTTATCTGTACGGTTGTTTCTCTTAACCCTGATATTGATCCTGATATTCCAGCAATGATTGGTGCTTCTGCTGCTATGTCATTAGCTGACGTACCTTTTAATGGTCCTATTGGTTGTTGTCGTGTGGGTTATATTGACGAGCAATATGTACTGAACCCCGGCCGTGAAATGTTAGATGATTCAGAGTTGGACTTAGTGGTTGCTGGTACTGACACCGCAGTATTAATGGTTGAATCAGAAGCTGATGAGTTATCAGAAGAAGTTATGTTGGGTGCGGTCATGTATGGCCATGAGCAATTCCAAACAGTGATTAATGAAATAAAAGCATTTGTTGCTGAAGTCGGTAATACACGTTCAGAATATACACCTGCTGCTGTTGATCAAGCGTTAGTCGATGCGGTTAAGGCTGAATGTGAAACTGCTGTCAGTGATGCCTATAAAATTAGTGATAAGCTAGCGCGTTTAAATACGCTTGATGACGTGCGTGCTGCTCTGATTGACAAGCTAGCTAGTGGTGATGATGCAAAATGGACAGACTCTGATGTGTCTGGTGCATTCTACAAACTGGAAAAGAATGTTGTGCGTAGCAGTATTATTGCTGGCAATCCTCGTATTGATGGTCGTGATACTAAAACTGTGCGTCCTTTACACATTCGTACCGGCGTTTTAGAGCGTACTCACGGTTCAGCTTTGTTCACTCGTGGTGAAACTCAGGCCTTGGTTGTAACGACTTTGGGTACTGCCCGTGATGCACAGATTATTGATGCTTTAGAAGGAAGTTATAAAGACTCCTTCATGTTGCATTATAACTTCCCTCCATACAGTGTTGGTGAAACCGGACGTGTTGGTACACCAAAACGTCGTGAAATTGGCCATGGTCGCTTAGCTAAACGTGGTGTTGCTGCGGTATTACCTACCGTGGAAGAATTTCCCTATACCATTCGCGTGGTGTCAGAAATTACCGAATCTAACGGTTCCAGCTCTATGGCTTCTGTTTGTGGTACTAGCTTATCCTTGATGGATGCAGGCGTACCAATTTCTTCACCTGTTGCCGGTATTGCGATGGGTCTTATTAAAGAGGATGATGGTTTTGCTGTACTGACGGATATTTTGGGAGATGAAGATCACTTAGGCGATATGGACTTTAAAGTAGCCGGTACTGAAAATGGTGTTAATGCCCTGCAAATGGATATTAAGATCGAAGGTATCACCAAAGAAATCATGGAAATCGCCTTGGAACAAGCCAAAGATGCTCGTATAAACATCTTAGGTCAGATGAATGCGGTTATTTCTGGTGCTAATACTAATATGTCTGATTTCGCACCTCGTATCCTGACGATTCAAATCAATCCAGATAAGATTCGTGATGTGATAGGTAAGGGTGGTTCAACTATCAAAGGTTTGAGCGAAGAGACGGGTTGTAATATTGATATTAATGAAGAAGGCATTGTTAAAATATCTTCTACTGATAATACTGCTGCTCAAGAATGTCAGCGTCGTATCGAAGAAATTACTCAAGATGTTGAGGTGGGTAAAATCTATAATGGTCGTGTGACTAAGATCATGGACTTCGGTGCTTTTGTTACTATCATTCCAGGTAAAGATGGTTTGGTTCATATTTCACAAATTTGTGAAGAACGTGTGAACAATGTGACTGACAAGCTCACTGAAGGTGAATTTGTTGATGTTAAAGTGCTTGAAATTGATAAGCAGGGTCGTATTCGTCTGAGTATGAAAGCAATTGTTGCTGATGCAGCTGCAAGTGCAGAAACGACTAGCGAAGAATAA
- a CDS encoding HPP family protein — translation MNLKQILALFGPAKTTVSVNEKVISALAALVSIGLIMLVSQQFLDAYALPWIVASMGASAVLLFAVPKGPLSQPWPFIAGHLLSAFIGISIAKLISDPLIAASLAVSLAIFVMYLTRSLHPPGGATALTAVVGGSAIADLGYWYMLTPITINIIVMLIWALIINNLLPNRCYPNGIKDLGKSKKHSDNTQEDALNRPNLLHRNDLHNALKEMDVFIDVSEDELNKIFNLSLMHTHKKKMGEILCRDIMTSNVISVDYDTDIEQVWELLVEYRVHAFPVIDRVGHVLGVISMDDFLNQIKVNFKSSIISQLSEFILKTDGSKTEKPEFAGHLMTKPAITINEKQHILDLFELFYSHQIHHLPVINEHYKLVGIITPKDLLLAFQNSDQ, via the coding sequence ATGAATCTTAAACAAATTTTAGCATTATTTGGTCCCGCTAAGACAACCGTTTCTGTCAATGAAAAAGTTATCTCAGCATTGGCCGCATTGGTTAGTATTGGTCTTATTATGTTGGTTAGCCAACAATTTTTAGATGCTTATGCCTTGCCCTGGATAGTGGCCTCCATGGGGGCTTCGGCGGTGTTACTTTTTGCCGTCCCTAAAGGGCCTCTGTCACAGCCATGGCCCTTTATCGCCGGTCATTTGCTATCGGCATTTATAGGTATTTCCATTGCAAAGCTCATTTCAGATCCTTTAATAGCCGCGTCATTAGCTGTTTCTCTCGCCATTTTTGTTATGTATTTAACACGTTCTTTACATCCGCCGGGTGGCGCAACCGCCTTAACAGCCGTTGTGGGTGGCAGTGCTATCGCAGATTTGGGGTATTGGTATATGCTGACACCGATTACTATTAATATTATTGTCATGCTTATTTGGGCTTTGATCATTAATAATTTATTGCCCAATCGTTGTTATCCCAATGGTATTAAGGACTTAGGTAAAAGCAAAAAACACAGTGATAACACTCAGGAAGATGCTTTGAATCGACCCAATCTATTACATCGCAATGATTTACATAATGCCTTAAAAGAAATGGATGTGTTTATTGATGTATCAGAAGATGAATTGAATAAAATATTCAATTTATCGCTTATGCATACGCATAAAAAGAAAATGGGCGAAATTCTATGTCGGGATATAATGACCTCTAATGTGATCAGTGTTGATTATGATACGGATATTGAACAGGTCTGGGAGTTATTAGTTGAATATCGAGTACATGCATTTCCGGTCATTGATCGAGTAGGCCATGTATTAGGCGTTATTAGTATGGATGACTTTCTTAATCAGATCAAAGTTAATTTCAAATCGAGTATTATAAGTCAACTATCTGAATTTATTTTAAAAACTGATGGTTCTAAAACAGAAAAACCTGAATTTGCAGGGCATTTAATGACTAAGCCTGCGATTACTATTAATGAAAAACAGCATATTCTGGATCTTTTTGAGCTATTTTATTCTCATCAGATACATCATTTGCCAGTGATAAATGAGCATTATAAATTGGTCGGAATCATTACGCCAAAAGATCTATTATTGGCTTTTCAAAATAGTGATCAATAA
- the infB gene encoding translation initiation factor IF-2, with translation MSETKVAQFAETVGTPVERLIEQMHSAGIKVENSESLISDEQKQELLNYLRDKHGSVSKASPNKITLKRKTTSELTSASGSGASKSSSRVKVEIRKKRTYVKRSSLDETPNTADAELLEARRVAQETKAQQDLDDKVKHESALESKKADELAKEEEAKKRVAEIAAQEKTQQQKQDKIKETREIEQLARKQTKPILKEAPRAPSPDEKIAAAKKRHPDKPKKFTSKDAPKKGSNTGAAGNKSRKGGRFGNNRGKKKRFNDPDIETRHVFEMPTEVKVIDVAIPETIKVGDLAQKMSVKAGEIIKIMMNMGSMVTINQMLDQETASILIEEMGHKPVLMKEEEIEENLMEEHLDGEKAPRAPVVTIMGHVDHGKTSLLDYIREAKVADGEAGGITQHIGAYHVETGKGMITFLDTPGHAAFTSMRSRGANATDIVIVVVAADDGVMPQTKEAVQHAKAANVPIIVAVNKIDKEDSDPERVKNELSALDVIPEDWGGDVMFMPVSAKTGQGIDDLLDAISVTAEMMELEAIPNGPAKGVVIESRLDKGRGTVATVLIQGGLLSKGDMVIAGQDYGRIRAMMDENGKIIKSAGPSIPVEILGLSGTPTAGSEVLVVKNERKAREVALFRQGKYRDVKLARQQAAKLENMFSKMENGHVQNLNIVLKADVQGSVEAISDALKKLSTDEIKVVIVSDGVGGINESDAQLAVASNAIVIGFNVRADASAKRIIENEAVDLHYYSVIYDIIDEITTAMTGMLAPEFKDVIMGLAEVRDVFRSPKLGAIAGCMVIDGTLKRSSPIRVLRENVVIYEGELESLRRFKDDVQEVKSGLECGIGVKNYNDVKPGDQIEVYERVQVKRTL, from the coding sequence ATGTCAGAAACAAAAGTTGCACAATTTGCCGAAACAGTCGGCACGCCCGTTGAACGTCTAATAGAACAGATGCACAGTGCTGGAATTAAAGTTGAGAATTCCGAGTCGCTGATCAGTGATGAGCAAAAGCAGGAATTATTAAATTATTTACGTGACAAACACGGTTCTGTCAGTAAGGCATCACCGAATAAAATCACTTTAAAGCGTAAGACAACCAGTGAATTGACTTCTGCATCGGGCTCAGGTGCTAGCAAGTCGAGTAGCAGAGTTAAAGTCGAAATTAGAAAAAAGCGTACTTATGTTAAGCGTAGTTCTTTAGATGAAACGCCAAATACTGCGGATGCTGAATTACTTGAGGCGCGTCGTGTTGCACAAGAAACAAAAGCACAACAAGACCTTGATGATAAGGTCAAACATGAATCTGCTTTAGAATCGAAGAAAGCAGATGAGTTAGCGAAAGAAGAAGAGGCTAAAAAACGTGTTGCGGAAATAGCGGCGCAGGAAAAGACTCAACAGCAAAAGCAAGACAAGATCAAAGAGACACGTGAAATAGAGCAATTGGCACGCAAACAAACTAAGCCGATTCTTAAAGAAGCGCCTAGAGCACCCAGTCCTGATGAAAAAATTGCGGCAGCTAAAAAACGCCATCCCGATAAGCCTAAGAAATTTACTTCGAAAGATGCACCTAAAAAAGGCTCTAATACGGGTGCTGCCGGTAATAAGTCACGCAAAGGCGGTCGCTTTGGAAATAATCGTGGTAAAAAGAAACGTTTTAACGATCCAGATATCGAGACGCGCCATGTTTTTGAAATGCCAACAGAAGTTAAGGTTATCGATGTTGCGATCCCCGAAACTATTAAAGTGGGCGATTTAGCACAAAAAATGTCGGTTAAAGCCGGTGAAATCATCAAGATAATGATGAATATGGGCAGTATGGTGACGATTAACCAAATGCTTGATCAAGAAACAGCTTCTATCCTTATTGAAGAAATGGGTCATAAGCCCGTTCTAATGAAAGAGGAAGAAATTGAAGAAAACCTGATGGAAGAACATCTTGATGGTGAAAAAGCACCTCGTGCCCCTGTGGTGACTATTATGGGTCACGTTGACCATGGTAAGACTTCCTTGCTTGATTATATTCGTGAAGCAAAAGTGGCCGATGGTGAGGCGGGTGGTATTACTCAGCACATTGGTGCATATCACGTTGAGACAGGTAAGGGAATGATTACCTTTTTGGATACACCAGGACACGCTGCCTTCACCTCAATGCGTTCACGTGGTGCCAATGCAACCGATATCGTTATTGTTGTGGTTGCCGCTGATGATGGTGTGATGCCACAGACAAAAGAAGCGGTTCAACATGCTAAAGCGGCTAATGTGCCTATTATTGTCGCAGTGAATAAAATTGATAAAGAAGACTCCGATCCTGAACGGGTTAAAAATGAATTATCAGCACTGGATGTTATCCCGGAAGATTGGGGTGGTGATGTGATGTTTATGCCCGTTTCTGCAAAAACAGGGCAGGGTATTGATGACTTGTTAGACGCAATATCTGTGACGGCTGAAATGATGGAACTCGAAGCGATACCTAATGGCCCTGCCAAAGGTGTTGTCATTGAGTCTCGTTTAGATAAAGGCCGTGGTACAGTGGCTACCGTTCTTATTCAAGGTGGTTTATTGAGTAAGGGTGATATGGTTATCGCTGGTCAGGATTATGGCCGTATTCGTGCCATGATGGATGAAAATGGCAAAATCATTAAGTCAGCAGGGCCTTCAATTCCTGTTGAAATATTGGGTCTTTCCGGTACACCGACTGCAGGTTCTGAAGTGCTAGTCGTTAAAAACGAGCGTAAGGCGCGTGAAGTTGCTTTATTCCGTCAGGGTAAATACCGTGATGTTAAACTGGCTCGTCAACAAGCGGCTAAGCTTGAAAATATGTTTAGTAAAATGGAAAATGGCCATGTACAAAACCTCAATATCGTTCTAAAAGCCGATGTTCAAGGTTCCGTTGAAGCAATTTCTGATGCGCTGAAAAAACTCTCTACGGATGAAATTAAAGTCGTTATCGTTTCTGATGGTGTGGGTGGAATTAATGAGTCTGATGCGCAACTTGCAGTTGCTTCTAATGCGATAGTTATAGGCTTTAATGTTCGAGCAGATGCTTCTGCTAAGCGTATCATCGAAAATGAAGCGGTTGATTTACATTATTATAGTGTTATTTATGACATCATTGATGAAATCACCACTGCCATGACCGGTATGTTAGCGCCTGAATTTAAAGACGTTATCATGGGACTTGCAGAAGTGCGTGATGTCTTCCGTTCACCTAAACTCGGTGCTATTGCGGGTTGTATGGTCATTGATGGAACGCTTAAGCGTAGCAGCCCAATCCGTGTACTACGTGAAAATGTGGTCATTTATGAAGGCGAGCTAGAATCACTAAGACGTTTCAAAGATGATGTTCAGGAAGTTAAATCGGGACTGGAATGTGGTATCGGCGTGAAAAACTATAACGATGTCAAACCCGGCGATCAGATTGAAGTCTATGAACGAGTCCAAGTTAAGCGGACACTTTAG
- the rbfA gene encoding 30S ribosome-binding factor RbfA produces MADFNRSRRVGELIQRELATMLTRDVKDPRLSFVSITAVDVTRDLGFAKIFYTIISTDNDESKSSEEKRTEDKAKVKEALVKASGFLRYELGQRIKLRIVPRLEFRYDESVLHGAQLTQLIDNAIATDEDRSDHDKSDKTS; encoded by the coding sequence ATGGCTGATTTTAATCGTAGTCGCCGCGTGGGTGAACTTATTCAACGTGAACTAGCAACGATGCTAACCCGGGATGTTAAAGATCCTCGTTTGTCATTTGTTTCTATAACAGCGGTCGATGTGACCCGAGATCTAGGATTTGCAAAAATCTTTTACACTATTATTAGTACTGATAATGATGAGAGTAAGAGCAGCGAAGAGAAACGCACTGAAGATAAGGCTAAAGTAAAAGAAGCTTTGGTTAAAGCGTCGGGTTTTTTACGTTATGAACTAGGTCAGCGCATTAAATTACGCATTGTTCCTCGCTTAGAGTTTCGCTATGATGAGTCAGTTTTACATGGTGCACAATTAACTCAACTCATTGATAATGCCATTGCTACAGATGAAGATCGTAGCGATCATGATAAGTCTGATAAAACGAGCTGA
- the rimP gene encoding ribosome maturation factor RimP — MAIKTQQLEELLEPIVSSMDYEFVGLEFMSQGRHSTLRVFIDAEDGVGVDDCAEVSRQLSAVLDVEDPITTEYALEISSPGLNRPLFKLAQYERFIGEDVKFKTIRPQLENGQRKFTGKIIAIENNNIIFEIDGDNLSVPFSDIDKANIVAKF, encoded by the coding sequence ATGGCCATTAAAACACAACAATTAGAAGAACTGCTGGAACCTATTGTCAGCTCTATGGACTATGAGTTTGTGGGCTTGGAATTTATGTCTCAGGGACGCCATTCAACTTTACGTGTTTTTATCGATGCAGAAGACGGAGTGGGGGTTGATGATTGTGCTGAAGTCAGTCGTCAATTGAGTGCCGTGCTAGATGTAGAAGATCCAATTACTACTGAGTATGCTTTGGAAATATCTTCTCCTGGACTCAATAGACCACTCTTTAAATTGGCACAATATGAACGATTTATTGGCGAAGATGTTAAGTTTAAGACCATTCGTCCACAACTTGAGAATGGTCAACGCAAGTTTACAGGTAAGATAATTGCTATAGAGAATAACAATATCATCTTTGAAATTGATGGTGATAATTTATCTGTGCCTTTTTCTGATATAGACAAAGCAAATATTGTGGCAAAATTTTAA
- the truB gene encoding tRNA pseudouridine(55) synthase TruB, whose product MARRKKGRLVNGILVLDKPTGMSSNKALQQVKRLFFAQKAGHTGSLDPLATGVLPICLGEATKVSHYLLDSNKSYRAKCILGQVTTSGDSDGDIIGETPVPELLESDLLAILADFEGPQEQTPPMFSALKHNGRPLYEYARKGIVIERKSRPITLFSIKLLSYDLTKDSDKPFIEIEVRCSKGTYIRTLCEDIGTKIGCGAHIGALRRIDSGPFLLSQAITLDDLLTRFKPEEGLETIPEEQDYTAMDQLLLPTDTAIQNFPSIEINAAEFDKIQHGINIDFQPDSDLTKHSSDYRLYYNNILIALAIPVKNDNNEMQLKPKRLLFL is encoded by the coding sequence ATGGCACGAAGAAAAAAAGGCCGTCTCGTTAATGGTATTCTAGTATTAGATAAACCCACTGGAATGTCATCTAATAAAGCCCTACAACAAGTTAAACGACTGTTTTTTGCTCAAAAAGCAGGTCATACCGGTAGTCTTGATCCTTTAGCAACGGGTGTTTTGCCCATTTGCCTAGGGGAAGCCACCAAAGTTTCTCACTATCTTCTCGACTCTAATAAAAGCTATCGTGCTAAATGCATTCTAGGCCAAGTGACGACTAGCGGTGACTCTGATGGTGATATTATTGGTGAAACACCGGTACCAGAATTATTAGAAAGTGACTTATTGGCTATACTAGCTGATTTTGAAGGCCCTCAAGAGCAAACACCACCCATGTTTTCGGCCTTGAAACACAATGGCCGACCTCTCTATGAATATGCTCGCAAGGGTATCGTTATCGAACGAAAATCACGCCCCATCACTCTATTTAGCATCAAGTTACTCAGCTACGATTTAACAAAAGACAGTGATAAGCCTTTTATTGAAATAGAAGTTCGTTGCTCTAAAGGGACTTATATTCGTACCCTATGTGAAGATATAGGCACTAAAATAGGTTGCGGTGCGCATATTGGTGCTTTAAGACGCATAGACTCCGGCCCTTTTCTCTTATCTCAGGCCATTACTCTAGATGACTTATTGACACGTTTTAAACCTGAAGAAGGGCTGGAAACTATACCTGAAGAGCAGGATTATACGGCAATGGATCAACTCTTATTGCCCACTGATACTGCCATACAAAATTTTCCCAGTATTGAAATTAATGCAGCAGAGTTTGATAAAATTCAACATGGGATTAATATTGATTTTCAGCCTGATAGTGACTTAACAAAGCATTCAAGTGACTATCGACTTTATTATAATAACATCCTGATTGCCCTAGCAATTCCCGTCAAAAATGATAATAATGAAATGCAACTTAAGCCCAAAAGACTGCTATTTTTATAA